The genomic segment TTGCCAATAAAGTAGATTTATTATTAGTAGCTATATTAACTACTAAATTAGTAGACCTATCACTATCTTCTCCTTTACCAAAAGTTCTTAATCCAATATTGACATGATCAGGAATCATCATTACAATATCCTTTAATGCTTTTTTAGCCCGTAAATACTTCTTATTCTTCTCCACTTTCCCCCACATACTCCCAGAAACATCCCAGATTATTTCAACATTATTAGCATCAGTGAAAGTAGGCAGCTGTCTTTGATCAACTTTCATGTTCTGCGGCTGATTAAATGGTAACTCAGTAATACCTATTACTGCTAATAAAAAGATTGATATTATCATTAATAAAGCTATATTATGCTTAAGCTTCATTTCCGCACCTCCTTCTTCTATTAACTCTATACTCATTCTATTCTTTTAATTTAAAAAATATAACAAATAAAAAAAGACCCGAAGCTTCCGGGCATTTAATACTTAATTAATACAAACTTTATCCTTTCCTTCAGTCTTAGCTCTATATAGAGACCGATCAGCATTATTGATTAAATCTTTCTGAGTTATCCCTTGATTATAAGCTGCAGCACCAATACTAACAGTAATTTTTAATTCCAATCCCTTTTCTTCAACTACCATGTCTCTTACTTGATCATTAATTCTACTTCCCAGCAATCTAGCTCCCTCAATATCGGTTTCAGGCAGTATAATAGCAAATTCTTCCCCACCATATCTAGCTACAATATCTATTTTGCGAGTTGTCTTTTTTAAAATAGTGGATAATTCTTCTAAAACTTTATCACCAACCAAATGGCCATAAGTATCATTTATCTCTTTAAAATCATCTATATCCAGTAATAATAACGACAAATCCTGTTGATACCTTTTAGCCCTATCAATTTCCTCACTTAAAGCATGTTGAAAATAACTGTAATTATATAATTGAGTCAAACCATCTTTAATAGCCTGTTCCTCCATTTGGTTATACATCCTAGCATTTTCAATAGCAATTGCTATCTGATTAGCTAAAGTATTCAAGAATCTTTCATCATCCCCATTGAAGCTATGGCTTATCATAGTATTAACAGCAGTAATAATTCCAATAACATCATCCCTTAATCTAAGCGGAACAGCTATAGCAGACTTCATCTCTAAAAAATTTAATTCTTCTTTAACTTTATCAGGTACCTCATTAAAAACAACTATTTCCTGACTCTCAATTATCCTGCCAAAAAAATTACTTTCCATATTAAAGACTTCCTTCTTATCAGACTTATCCGGCCAGCCGCGGCTAGCTTCTAATGATAATTCTTCTCTATCTTCATCAAATAATAATGTAGCACAGGAAGAAACACCCATAGTTCCCACTATTACATCAATAGCCAATTCCAACACCTGATCTAAATCAAGAGTTGAATTTATAGTTGTACTGATCATCTGTAATGTTGAAAGTTCAGCCACATTTCTCTGCATTCGTTCAAATAATTTATTCCCTTTAATTAGACAGACAACCTGTGTAGCCAAAGTATTCATCATCTTTAATTCTTGCTGTTGAAACTCATTTTTACTGGCAGTAAATAATATACCGTAGATCTCATCTTGTTCTTCATTATTTTCAATTAAAGGAACCGCCAATAAATCATCGTAGCCCGACTCTTTAATAAAACCAAACTTCTTATCTAATCTTAAACCATTATTAACTATCAATTCTTGCTCATCACTTATAAGTTCTAAAACATCTTCACTAATCTTTTCTGGAATAAAACCTGGTTCTATATTATTTACAGCTTTATAAGATATATATTCCTTATCATCATCTAAAATCATGATACCTCCTGCCTCTACCTCCAATATTTCACAGGTCATATCTACTATCAATTCTAAAGTCTGATATAAATCAATACTGGGATTAACTACTTCCTGAGTCAATTTACTGATAAAATTTAAATTCTTTAGTGACTTATTTAACTTATCTGTTTTTTCATCTTTTACCTCTTCTACTGCTTTAACTTGATATAATTTATCAATAATTAATATAAAAGAACAAATAATTCCTCCAACAATAAAAAACTTAATAACAAATAATCCTGTTTCTTTCATATTCATTGCCTTCCTTTTTAATAGAATAGCCATGAACCATCTCTATAATTATATTTGTTTATCTAGAGAAGATTCATGGCTAGTAGTTACTATAATTTAATCATTCTTGCTCGTAAGCTAGAAGGATTACCTTCTGGTCTTTACGGTCAGCTAAAGTTTCTTCCATTTTATTTAATTTTTGAATTTGAGATTCATCCAATTCAGCAAATCTTACCTCTTCCATATCCATTATAAAGTCAACTCCTTTACTGCAGTTTAATCTTATTCTACAGCAAAAGAAAGAGATTTATGCAACACAGATTTAACCAGAATTAGTCGAGCCTAAATTTACTACACTATTCTTGCCACAACGGCAGTCCGGTTATTTCATCATATCCCCGCACAAATGCTTCTCCTGTATATTCTTCAATAATATATTCACCAGCAAATACAGTTGTTCCTTCAGCTAAATGGCCTCCAAAAAGATTACCTTCTTCATCTCCAAATGATATATGGGCATGAATTATCGGCTCACCATCTTTTAGAGAAATATTACCGTTACAGTTTACTATCTCCAGTTCATCAGTGAACTGTTTATCATTATACTCTTCTTCTTTTTGATCATAGAATGAAATTGTAGCTTCTTTAACAGCTCCAATAACTGTTACTTTCCCTGTCTCAATTCCTTTCTCCTTTACTATTTCAATTAAGGACTCAATTAAGTCTGATCCATGAGGTAACCGTCCCATATACACATTCTCTATTTCATATTCTCTTACCATTCTTGTTCCTCCCTCTTTAATTAATTTGATAATCATCCTTACTTAATGTATAATCATCTGTTCTGTTATTATCATCATTCTGGTTTACTGCTGTATTATCCTTTAATTCATACTCTTTTAGTTCTTGTAAAAAGAAATTCCAAACTACTGTCAAGACTACTGCATCATCCAGCCATCCAAATATAGGTATAAAATCACTTACCAAATCAATGGGGGAAACAACATAAATAATCGGTAGAATCAATAACAATTTCTTTAATTTAGAAACTTCTTTATCTTTTAAAAATCCAATCAACCGTCTAATCACACTTCCCCAACGAAAAATCGAAGAAATCTTCATTTTTAAACCTCCATTAAGTTCATAAACTCTTATTATTTAATTCTTCTATAATTATACACTACTTATCCTTTAAAATACAGAATAATACTAAAACAAAATATAACTAATTTTCAAATTATTAATTATAGAATTAACAACCGAACTTAAAGAAGAATTAGAAGACTCCATTCCTCAATTAAAATGATTATATATTAAATTCTATTTTCTCCAACAACAAAATTAGGTAAAGTTACACATCCTGTAGAGCTGGCAATCAGATTATCCTTTCCTGCTCGAGTATAGATACCTGCAAATGATAAATTATACATAAAAAGCCCTAAAGTATATTTAAATGATTCAAGCCTTAACTCATCTTCTTCTAAGACTGCCATTTCTAACTCAGGAATAGAACAGAATTTCTGAACTAAATACTGTTCTGGTTGTATATTATTTAAAGCATCTTCCCACTGGCTTGGGGTTAAATCACAGCCGATATAGACTCCTTGGGCACCATAAAAATCAAGCGGTTTCAATACTAACTCTTCCCTATTATCCTTGATATAATTTAACTGCTGACGTTCTTTAGTTATTAAAGCAGTTTCAGGAATATATTCTTCAATAAATCTTCTATCTTCTTTATCTAAAAATCCTGTCTTATCTTCATCATGTAAAATAGCAAAAATAATCTTATTATGAATAATCTGTGACCTAAAAGAACCTACTATACAGACATCCTGATTATAATAAGCAGCTAATAAATCTTCAATTTCTGAATAATACTCCATAATATCAATTGTTACTGCCCGACGGTAAATTAAATCTATCTCTAAACCCCCATAATAAAGCTTATTATTTTCATACTTTAACTCTCTTGGATCTACAATTACTGTTCTATAACCGCTATTTTGCAGTAACACCCTAAAGTATTCAAACTCACTAACCATACCTAAATTATCAAAATCCATAATAGCAATATTAGGACTGTCATCCTCAGGATTAAACTCTTGATAATTAGCAAGTAAGATATCTAGCCATTCATCTAATAATTCACAATAAGCAAAATTATAATCTGTTTTTTCAGTTAAGCCCTTGATACCTTCTGCCTGTAGAAATTTTTTCTCTAACACATTAGTCTTTACCATTCCTGAAGAACCATCTGTATTCAACTCACAGAATTTATAATCTTCCTCTCCATAATAAAAGATATCAAATCTAGCCATCGGAACTGGACTTGAATATCCAGGATTTGCTAGAATCAGATCCTCTAATTCCTGTGAAAAGCCAAAGTAAGATCTAAATTCTTCATCAACCAAATAACGATTAATTACTTTAGTTAAGATACTGCTTAACTTAGCCGTTAATCGAGAAATCTGGTCTATCTCTGATTGGCTAAAGAATAAAGGCTGATAGAGGATAGGAATTACTTCTCCATGATAATAGATATTCTCAGCTTCTAATTTATGATAAATTTTCTCTAAATCCCGAGCATACTTATCCGGCTCTTCAGCTAAAAGATTATGATATTCTACAACAGCTTCTTCTAACACTCTTTCTTCACCTCTGTTTCTAACCTTGAATTAAGAATTAACCAATCTATAGCCTGGCGTTTATCAAAACCAGCAGCTAATTTTTCTCTAGTTTTATCCACTGGCGTCTTATTATCACTTAATAACTTCTCAAGGGAAATTAAATACTCTTTTTCAACATCAGGCAGCCCTTCTTTGGCCCACTGCAGCAATCTTTTTCCTAACTCCAGAACCTGATAGTTATCTAATTTCGCTACTAATCCTTTTTTAACTACATCTTCTCTAGCCTTCTGGACTTCTTCATATGTAATATCAGCAATCAACTTAGAAACCCTTTCTAAATTCTGATCATTATAAAGCAGTCCTTTCCAGAAAGCCACAGCAGCAAAATTAAGCTTGGGAGGTATAGAATCTATCATTCTAATTTCAATAAAGTTTTTAGCCCGTACATCAGGAAAGAACATCGTCAGTACATGTTCTAATTCCTTTTGACTTAAATCTTGAGTTTTAAATATGTCGCGACAGGTTTTCTGTCCAGCAGAAATGAATTCCGAACCCTGTTTTAATAAAATAGGAGACCGATTTAAAATATATTCAGCATACTTTCGATAATTAAAGTCTTTATCAAAAGCTTCCTTTACCGTACCACAGCGGTCAGGATCACAGTGAGACCAAATATCTGTTCTGATATTATAAGCTTCATACTCCTCGCTTTCAAAGAAAGCAGCATTATCAAATAATGCTGCAACAGCTGGAGCTAAAGTATTAGCAATTCTAAACTTCTTGATAAAATCAGTTTCATTTATATAATCCAAAGCTACTTGAATTGAAGCTGTACCTTTCATCATATTATGGGCATACTTACCCCTCTTACCTAAATACTTAGACATAATCTGATAACGCTTTTTGGGATTCCATTCAATTTCTGAAATCTTACTTTCAATCTGATAACCAGCAGTTATTAATAACTGATTATTTTGATTTAAAATCGGCAATAATTCTTTTAAGAAAGCATAATATCTATCTTCTAAGTCTGTTATCCTTCTTTCAGGCTCTATACTTATTTCTAATTGGCCGCCAGGCTCTAAAGTAATCACTGCTCCTTCTTTATTAGCCTGAATTAAATGATTTCCTTCCCTTCTACCCTCCCACCCCTGTCTTACTAACTGAGCTAAAATCTTTTCAATCCCCGCTTCTTCAGAATAAGAAACAGTCTTTAAGGTGTCGCTATCTACCACAAAATGTTCAATCTCTAATCCTACCGCTTTATTCTCCTTATTTTTCTCACTAGACTTAAAATAAGCCTCAAATCTATCCAATTGTTCTTTGTAGTCCATTTTTTCACCTCGTTTTCTATACTACTTATATTTTATGACTTCAAATATAATTCCACCAACATATTTGACAATAGTTTCAAAAAAGATTATCATTATTATAAAAGAATTCCATTATCTGAAATAGAAAGGAGATTAAATTATGAATTACAATTTTGTTCATACCTGCATTAGAGTTTTAGATCTAGAAGAATCAAAAGCTTTCTACAAAAATGCATTAAATTTAGAAGTTGCCCGTGAAAGAGACTTTCCAGAAGATAAATTTACTTTAGTCTATATGAAAAGACCTAACGACAGTTTTGAATTAGAATTAACTTATAATTATGACCGCGAAGAACCATATACTATCGGTGACGGCTATAGCCATCTTGCCGTTACAGTAGATAATTTGAAAGCTTCTTATCAACAACATAAAGATGCTGGTTATGAAGTTGGAGATATCAAAAGTCTCAATGAAGAAGCAGAAGGCGGTTATTATTTCCTAACTGACCCTGATGGATACAGAATTGAAGTAATCCAAAAATAAAATTAAGCTAACAGCCTCCTGATATCCGGGAGGCTGCTTATTTTTTACTTTTTATCATATCATTTTTTTAACATTACATCAAGTTAATTCCTCAGCTCCAGTTTATTTCTCTAGTTAACTAAATAATACTGAAATAAAAGGGGTTATCAAACCCATAATCAGGCCTAAAACAGCTCCAAACCAGGTAATAGCATTCAACTCTGTCTCAATAACACTTAATAATAGATTTTCTACTTCTAAAATGTCAAAGTCATTAACCTTCTTTATTACCATCTCTTTAAAATCTAAAGTAGACAGTACTCTACCTAAATGGTTCTCAATAATATATTCAAGACTACCTACAACACCTAATTCTACTTTCTGTAAAGTAACTGCATCCAATTTATTAAAGTAATACCTTACCGGCCGCTCGCTCAGCTTGTCCAGCTGCTGGTCAACCCATGATTCTATTTTAGCAGATAAGAAATCACTTTCTATTACCTTCTCTATTAGCTCCTCAATTACAGTAATTATCTTATCATTATTAGTTAAATCTTTTTTAGCTAACTTATCAACGACTGATTCCTCTAAACTATTAAATAATTTATCTACTACTTCTTCAGTTGCTGTTTTTTCTAGAATAAAGTCTATCACTTCAATTAAATCCTCATCATCAAACTTATCAATAATTACAGCAGCTTCAGTTTCAAAAATTGAATCCAAAAATTCATCCAGCTTAGCTATTATTTCTTTTTGGCTTTCAGGTTCTTCTAGAAACTTAACGATATAGTCTATAAACTGATTAACAATCTTTTCTTTATCTAAAAAACCGCCTACCATCTGCATCACTGAATTACTGCCTAAAGCCTCATCAAGTTTCTTATTTATTCGTTCTTTAGCTGTTTCAGAATCAAGAAATGAAATCAATTTTTCTACAAACTCTGGTCCCTGGTCTGATAACCATTCACTTAGATTTTCATTCATTCCATCCGGTAGAAAATCACTCACAGTCTTCTGATTATCTTTTATTCTCTCAAGCCTATTATTTAAAAAGACAAGTAACCCTTCCTTAGTCGAATCCCGATACAGATTGGATAACAGAAAAGTACTCAATTTATTTTTGAAGTCTTGGTATTCATCGGAAGCCAGATAATCTTCTAATCTTTCAATATCAATCTGGGCTAATTCTTTCTTTACTACACTCATTATTTCTTCTTTATCTAATAATCCTTTAATTCCAGTAGAAATCATCTTCTTCATTTCAGCTTTTAACTCTTCTCTATCATCAGAATTAGAGACAGCTAAATCCAAAAGTTCCTGTAGATTCCGTTCTTCTTCTTTCAAACTCTTAATTCTTTCGTTTACAAAGCCTTGTATCTTTTCTTTCATATCTTCTCCCTGCAATATTTCATGAAAAGCATCAGGGGTTAATAATTCCTCTCCTACGGCATCACCGATGCTCTCAGCCAATTTACCTCTCCGCCGAGGAATAACTCCGGGAGTAAAGGGAACCTTCATTCCTAAAATTCTCTTTTCTTCTAACGGCTTAAAGAGCATCTTAACTGCTACCCAGTTAGTACAGTAGCCAATAACTGATCCTACTAATGGACTAACAACAAAAGTCAAATTCATTATCTTTCCCTCCTGAATTAACAATTCCTAACTTGATTATTTATAACTTAAAGCTAAATTTCTTATTCTATATCTTTATTAGAATTCCTGCTAATTATTTCTATCTATCAATAGTTAATTAATATACTTATGAATGCTAATTATATATTTTCAGTTAACTCTTTATTGATATATTGTTGCAGTTTCAAGATATTGCAGTGATAGTCAATATGTATCCGCCGCTTGCCGTTCGCTCAACGTCCTGTTTCGCTCACTGTCAAAAACTGCCCCTCCGTCGTCCATGACTCCGGGTCAGTTTTAAGAGTCGCTCTGGACACATATTGACTATTGATAATAGAATAGATTGCTATGGTTATCACCAATAGGAGTTGCTGTAAGCATATATTGACTATTTGCAATATTACATTGCAATTACAGCATAGAAATTTCATTAATCTGGTTTTAAACGCCCCCCTCGGATAATTTTGCACAATTAGTTGATATATTTCAAAAAGCAACTTAAAGCAGCCCCATAAGAGAAAATAATTAATATACAAAGTAGGCTCTTTAAATCGTATCTCTAAGATTAATTTATTGCTGATTGACTAGGGCTGATTTTGGCAGCGTTTGAAATATATCAACTCTAAACTGCAACATTATATCAATATAACTGCACTTTTATCTAAAATTCAGCTTAAATTAACATCTATGATAGATATACATATATTTGAATAAAATAATTAAATAGTCCTGCAAAGCTTAACTATATAACTTTCCAGTATAATAATTCTTTTTAGGTAGAACATAAAGAATAAATACTAAAGGAGTGAACTAAATGGAGAATAGAAATTTGACTGATGTAATTATTGAGCAGTTAGATAAATGGAATGTTGAGCATATTTACGGCTATTCGGGAGATACAATTTTAGAATTCTTCTCTGCTCTCAGTAACTCGCCTATTAAGCTCTACACTTCAAAACATGAAGGCACTGCTGGACTGATGGCTTCAGCAGAAGCAAAATTAAATGATGAATTGGCCGTCTGTGTAGCCCATAGCGGTCCCGGTACAGCCAATATTATTAATGGTATCGGTGATGCTTACAGTGATAGAGTACCGCTATTATTAATTACTGGTCAGGTTCCTACCTGGAATATAGGAACTGATTATAAACAGTTTGTCAATCAATTAGAATTAACCAAACCGCTAACTGTCTTCTCCAGTCTCGTTACTAATCCGGATTCTATAGTTGATTTAATGGTTAAAGCAATGACGATGTCTATTGTGAACGGAGGCGTTAGCCATTTAGCTATTCCTATGGATTTATGGCAGGCAGAAACTACTGCTGTTCCTAGAGAGTATCCATCCCATTTAAATAAAAAAGAAATTCCAAAAGAAAAAATAATTAACAAAGCAGTAGATAGAATAAATCAAGCAAATAAACCTGTTATTCTCTATGGCCGCGGTGCAAAAGAATGTAAGAAAGGATTAAAAGAACTGGCCCAACAGATTGATGGTGGTTTGATTTATACTCTCCCTGCTAAAGGAATCATTTCTGATAATTGTCCCCTATCCCTCGGCGGATTAGGTTTAGCAGGCAGTGATATAGCAAGCCAGCTGTTGAATGAAGCCGATTTAATTATTAACTTTGGAGCAACCTGGTGGCCAATGGATTATGTACCCCGACAACCAGAGGTAATCCAATTCGATACAGTTAAAGAGAATATTGGTTTAGCCCATCCAGTAGAATTAGGAATTTTAGGTGATATTAAGAAGTCTATTACTTCACTACTAAAAAAACTCCCCGAAAAAGATAATCAAGCCTGGCGGTCAGAAATTAGTTCTGCCCGTAAGACCTGGTTAGATAGTCTAGAAGAAAGTGTTGAAGTAGCCGAAACTCCATTAACTCCCCAGTCTGTTATTCAAACCATCAGCAATAAAACTACCGAAAATGAAATTATATCCCTTGACTCGGGAGATAACGTAGTCTGGTTCGGCAAATATTTTACTGACCAATGCCAAGATGTTCTAGTCTCCGGCAGCTGGCGAACTATGGGATTTGGCGTACCGGCATCTCTAGCAGCTAAGATAAATCAGCCTGAAGCTCCTGTAACATCTATTACTGGCGACGGCGGTATCAGTATGGTATTGGCTGAAATTTTAACTGCTGTTAGATATGATCTACCTGTTAGAATTATCATTATGAATAATGGTACATTAGCTATGGAAAGAAATAGAATGACTACAGCCGATCTTATACCGGAAGAAGTAGATTTGACCAATCCGGATTTTGTTCAGTTTGCTGAATCCTGTAATGCTCAAGGCTTTAGACCGGAAAGCATTAGCGAATTAGAGAATATACTAGAGCAGACTCAACAGCTAAATGAAGTAGCTGTTATTGATGTGCCAACTCAAGCTTCTACAGTACCAGGAACTAAATTGATGTAATAAGCTACTCTTCCCAATTGATAATCTTTTTTTCTAGCCAAGCAACTAGATAATAGAGTAATCCAGCCAATACAGATAGAATAATCACACTGGTCATTACCAAATCTAACTTGAATACCTGACCACCATAAACAATTAGATATCCTAATCCGGCTTCGGAAACTAAGAATTCACCTACTATTGTCCCTACTAATGAAAGACCTATATTTACCTTTAAAGCTCCAAAAATAGTAGGTAGATTATCCGGTAAGACTACCTTCTTAAAGATCTGAAACTTATCTGCTCCTAAGGTCCTCAGTAGCTTTATTTTATTCTGGTCTGTCTCTTTAAAACCATTATAGACCATCACAATTGTAACTATAATTGAGATCAAAAGTGCCATGCCGATGATGGCTATAGTACCGTTCCCTAACCAGATAATCAATACTGGTCCTAAAGCCATCTTCGGTAATGCATTTAATACAATAATAAATGGTTCGAAGATCTGAGATAAATAATCAGACCACCATAGAATACTTGCAATCACTAATCCACCGGTAGCACCAAGTAAAAATCCAATCAAAGTTTCATATACTGTTACCCAGATATGCTTAAATAACTCCCCATTCAATGACATCTCATAAATAGTCTTTATAATCTGAGAAGGATAACTGGTAATAAAGGGATCAACAATTTTATATTTTGCTGCCAGCTGCCAGCCTATGATTAAAGCAGCTAAAATTAAAATCTGTAGTGTATTGATACTAATCTTTCTCAGCCGCATTTTCTTTAAATACTTTCCATGTTCATCTGTAACTGAATCTTTAGTTAAATACTTATTCAGTACAGCCTTTATTCTTTCAAACATAGACATCCAGCTCCTCCCAGATAGAATTAAAGTAATATCTAAACTCCTCAGCTTCCCGAGCTTTAAAGGTAGAAAAGTCTCCACTTATAGCTAAATCAATCTTATATTCTTCTTTGATACTACCAGGACGTTCTGTAAAGACCAAAACTCTATCAGACATAGCAACTGCTTCAGCAATATCATGAGTAACTAACACTACTGTCTTTTCTTTGTTTCGCAGTATCTGAGCTACTTCATCCTCTAAAGTCAGCTTGGTATGATAATCCAGAGCAGAAAATGGTTCATCCAACAGAAGTATCTCTGGTTCAAAAATCAACGTCCGGGCTAGTGCTACCCTCTGACGCATACCGCCGGATAACTGAGTAGGATAATAGTCTGCAAAGCCTTCTAATCCATAATCAGCCAGCAACTGCCGGGCTTTCTGTCTGCTTTTAGCTGTTAATTCATCTTTAACCTCAAGTCCTATTAGAATATTATCAAGAATTGTCCGCCACGGAAAGAGATAATCCTCCTGCAGCATATATCCTACCTTCTCATCAATTCCTTTAACTCTCTTACCATCAATAGTAACCTGCCCGCTAGTAGGTGACAACAATCCAGATACAAGAGAAAGAGCAGTTGTTTTACCACAACCACTGGGGCCAACTAAACTAACAAATTCATTCTCTTCAACGCTAAAGGAAAGATCCTTTAAAGCTTCTGTCTCCTCGGCTACAGTATGATACTTCATCCCCACCTCCTTAAACTGAATTTTATTCATTTTAACTCCCTCCTTACTCAGTATTCTTTACAGCTTCTTCAGCAAACTTAGTATCTACTATTACTTCATAATCTACCTTTTTATCTAATTCATCCGCTTCCATAATTATATCCTGCCAGTAATCCAATTCGGATTTTGATAAAATAGGATTATGGGCCCAGGTATTCTGACCTTTATATCTCTTAACCACCTTAACTAAAATATCATCTTCTAATTCTGAAAATGACGGTTTAATTACTTCAGCTATCTCTTTTGCTGAATGATCATAGGTCCACTTCTGGGCCCGATAGACTGCATTAGTAAACTTCTGAATCACTTCTGGATTATCAGCAATATAATCCTTGCAGGCCATATAAGCAGTATATGGTACCTTTCCTCCTAATTCTCCAAAGGAGGCTACTACATAACCTGCTCCCATCTTTTCCAGTTTTGATGCTTTAGGTTCAAATAACTGAACAAAATCTCCTAAACCATTTTTGAAAGCAGGAGCATTAGCAGAGAAGTCTAAACTAGTATTAATCTGAACATCTTCAAAAGGCTCAATGCCATTATGGCGCAGTACATACTCCATTACCATCTCCGGAGCTCCGCCAGGACGGTTACCGATAACCTTTTTGCCTCTCAGATCCTCCAGCATAAAGTCCGGCATCGGCTCTCTGGCTAAAAGAAATGAACCGGCCTTTTGAGTCAATTGAGCAAAATTAATCGGATGATTATCTGCTCCCCGCTGATAGATATAGATCGACGGTTCCGGTCCAATTAAGGCAATATCTGCATGATCTGACATAAGGGCAGTAGCAGCTTTATCTCCTCCCCAGGCTGTAGATAATTCAACTTTTAATCCTTCCTGCTTAAAGAAGCCTTTATGTAAGGCTACATATTGTGGAGTATAGAAAATAGAATGAACTACTTCATTAAGCCTAACTTCTGTTGCTGCTAACCCCGTCAAACTCGTTCCAACCAATAAAACCATTACTAACCCTACAGTTAATAATTTCTTCATTTCTTATCCTCCTCATTTGGATTCCTAATACCTATATTATTCAATTCTTTAGTCTTCGTGAATAAAAAAAGAGCAAGCAGAAATTAACCTGCTTGCTTAGAAAATAGAATCTGAGTCTATAAATTTATAATTTCTCCTTTAACTGGTCCATAGATTCATAATGGCTCCATTGATTAAATGAAGGATGGGGAATATTCCAGATAACTTCTTTCTGATTGATAATCTTTTCGGAATTTTGAATTAACTGTAGATAATTTACTGCTAATTTACCACAGGGAACTAGATATGTTA from the Acetohalobium arabaticum DSM 5501 genome contains:
- a CDS encoding DUF445 family protein, producing MNLTFVVSPLVGSVIGYCTNWVAVKMLFKPLEEKRILGMKVPFTPGVIPRRRGKLAESIGDAVGEELLTPDAFHEILQGEDMKEKIQGFVNERIKSLKEEERNLQELLDLAVSNSDDREELKAEMKKMISTGIKGLLDKEEIMSVVKKELAQIDIERLEDYLASDEYQDFKNKLSTFLLSNLYRDSTKEGLLVFLNNRLERIKDNQKTVSDFLPDGMNENLSEWLSDQGPEFVEKLISFLDSETAKERINKKLDEALGSNSVMQMVGGFLDKEKIVNQFIDYIVKFLEEPESQKEIIAKLDEFLDSIFETEAAVIIDKFDDEDLIEVIDFILEKTATEEVVDKLFNSLEESVVDKLAKKDLTNNDKIITVIEELIEKVIESDFLSAKIESWVDQQLDKLSERPVRYYFNKLDAVTLQKVELGVVGSLEYIIENHLGRVLSTLDFKEMVIKKVNDFDILEVENLLLSVIETELNAITWFGAVLGLIMGLITPFISVLFS
- a CDS encoding thiamine pyrophosphate-binding protein, whose protein sequence is MENRNLTDVIIEQLDKWNVEHIYGYSGDTILEFFSALSNSPIKLYTSKHEGTAGLMASAEAKLNDELAVCVAHSGPGTANIINGIGDAYSDRVPLLLITGQVPTWNIGTDYKQFVNQLELTKPLTVFSSLVTNPDSIVDLMVKAMTMSIVNGGVSHLAIPMDLWQAETTAVPREYPSHLNKKEIPKEKIINKAVDRINQANKPVILYGRGAKECKKGLKELAQQIDGGLIYTLPAKGIISDNCPLSLGGLGLAGSDIASQLLNEADLIINFGATWWPMDYVPRQPEVIQFDTVKENIGLAHPVELGILGDIKKSITSLLKKLPEKDNQAWRSEISSARKTWLDSLEESVEVAETPLTPQSVIQTISNKTTENEIISLDSGDNVVWFGKYFTDQCQDVLVSGSWRTMGFGVPASLAAKINQPEAPVTSITGDGGISMVLAEILTAVRYDLPVRIIIMNNGTLAMERNRMTTADLIPEEVDLTNPDFVQFAESCNAQGFRPESISELENILEQTQQLNEVAVIDVPTQASTVPGTKLM
- a CDS encoding ABC transporter permease, producing the protein MSMFERIKAVLNKYLTKDSVTDEHGKYLKKMRLRKISINTLQILILAALIIGWQLAAKYKIVDPFITSYPSQIIKTIYEMSLNGELFKHIWVTVYETLIGFLLGATGGLVIASILWWSDYLSQIFEPFIIVLNALPKMALGPVLIIWLGNGTIAIIGMALLISIIVTIVMVYNGFKETDQNKIKLLRTLGADKFQIFKKVVLPDNLPTIFGALKVNIGLSLVGTIVGEFLVSEAGLGYLIVYGGQVFKLDLVMTSVIILSVLAGLLYYLVAWLEKKIINWEE
- a CDS encoding ABC transporter ATP-binding protein, with protein sequence MNKIQFKEVGMKYHTVAEETEALKDLSFSVEENEFVSLVGPSGCGKTTALSLVSGLLSPTSGQVTIDGKRVKGIDEKVGYMLQEDYLFPWRTILDNILIGLEVKDELTAKSRQKARQLLADYGLEGFADYYPTQLSGGMRQRVALARTLIFEPEILLLDEPFSALDYHTKLTLEDEVAQILRNKEKTVVLVTHDIAEAVAMSDRVLVFTERPGSIKEEYKIDLAISGDFSTFKAREAEEFRYYFNSIWEELDVYV
- a CDS encoding ABC transporter substrate-binding protein codes for the protein MKKLLTVGLVMVLLVGTSLTGLAATEVRLNEVVHSIFYTPQYVALHKGFFKQEGLKVELSTAWGGDKAATALMSDHADIALIGPEPSIYIYQRGADNHPINFAQLTQKAGSFLLAREPMPDFMLEDLRGKKVIGNRPGGAPEMVMEYVLRHNGIEPFEDVQINTSLDFSANAPAFKNGLGDFVQLFEPKASKLEKMGAGYVVASFGELGGKVPYTAYMACKDYIADNPEVIQKFTNAVYRAQKWTYDHSAKEIAEVIKPSFSELEDDILVKVVKRYKGQNTWAHNPILSKSELDYWQDIIMEADELDKKVDYEVIVDTKFAEEAVKNTE